One part of the Thiothrix nivea DSM 5205 genome encodes these proteins:
- a CDS encoding cytochrome c1 codes for MKKFIASVMFALSASVMTTAAMASGGGVHLEHADVDIHNKASLQRGVKYYVNYCMGCHSLGFSRYNRIAQDLGLTDEQVAKNLIFTRDANGELQKSGALMKNGISQKDSAEWFGAPPPDLTLVGRSRGPDWIYSYLKAFYVDPSRPMGVNNTVFPNVGMPHVLWELQGFQEKECTKEGEGEHAAEHCELKLTKAGSMTPSEYDQTVRDLTNFLAYVGEPAALNRKMYGVFVLLFLGLFAVIAYFLKKEYWKDVH; via the coding sequence ATGAAAAAGTTTATTGCAAGTGTAATGTTCGCACTTTCAGCATCCGTCATGACTACTGCTGCGATGGCTAGTGGTGGTGGCGTGCACCTGGAACATGCGGATGTGGACATCCACAACAAGGCCAGCCTGCAACGTGGCGTGAAGTATTACGTCAACTACTGCATGGGCTGCCACTCCCTGGGTTTCAGCCGTTACAACCGTATTGCGCAGGATTTGGGGTTGACGGATGAGCAGGTGGCAAAAAACCTGATTTTCACCCGCGATGCCAACGGTGAATTGCAGAAGAGCGGTGCGCTGATGAAAAACGGCATTTCCCAGAAAGACTCGGCAGAATGGTTTGGTGCTCCGCCACCAGACCTGACCCTGGTTGGTCGTTCCCGTGGCCCTGACTGGATCTACAGCTACCTGAAAGCGTTCTATGTCGACCCAAGCCGCCCGATGGGCGTGAACAATACCGTGTTCCCGAACGTCGGTATGCCTCATGTCCTGTGGGAACTGCAAGGCTTCCAGGAAAAGGAATGCACCAAGGAAGGCGAAGGCGAGCACGCGGCTGAGCATTGCGAGTTGAAACTGACCAAGGCTGGCAGCATGACCCCATCTGAATACGACCAGACTGTCCGCGACCTCACCAACTTCTTGGCTTATGTGGGTGAACCAGCAGCGCTGAACCGTAAAATGTATGGTGTTTTTGTCCTGCTGTTCTTGGGTTTGTTCGCGGTTATCGCGTACTTCCTGAAAAAGGAATACTGGAAGGATGTGCATTAA
- a CDS encoding type II toxin-antitoxin system VapC family toxin produces MILVDTDVLIWVTRKNPQASEFLDTFEDIAISDVTYMELIQGAKNKREAQAIDKTLKNMAVSRLPINDSISERAVALVRRYFHSHSMQLADALIAATALEYGLGLATGNAKHFEVVEGLQLHKYTPLPPTT; encoded by the coding sequence TTGATTCTGGTTGATACCGACGTATTGATTTGGGTGACACGCAAAAACCCGCAAGCGAGTGAATTTCTGGACACGTTTGAAGACATTGCTATTTCTGACGTGACCTACATGGAACTGATTCAGGGCGCAAAAAACAAGCGTGAAGCCCAAGCCATCGACAAAACGCTCAAAAACATGGCTGTATCGCGCCTGCCCATCAATGACAGCATTTCAGAACGTGCGGTAGCCTTAGTGCGCCGCTATTTCCATAGCCATTCCATGCAGCTTGCCGACGCACTGATTGCAGCCACCGCGTTGGAATACGGGCTGGGATTGGCGACGGGCAATGCCAAACACTTTGAAGTTGTTGAGGGCTTGCAACTGCATAAATACACTCCACTGCCTCCCACAACATAA
- a CDS encoding glutathione S-transferase N-terminal domain-containing protein → MASLSSRRSVMTLFSAPDCADSHRVRIVLAEKDITVDILNINPDNKPEELSELNPYNTTPTLIDRDLVLYDARIIMEYLDERFPHPPLMPVDPVTRAHSRLALYRIEKDWFSLVHDIEHGDEATSTQARRILRESVLSAAEVFSVKPYFLSDEFSLVDCTIAPILWRLPKYGIDVPEKQGKPILKYMERIFSRDAFQQSLSKVEKSIRP, encoded by the coding sequence ATGGCTTCGCTTTCCAGCCGAAGATCTGTAATGACATTGTTTTCAGCGCCCGACTGCGCCGACAGTCACCGGGTGCGCATTGTGTTGGCGGAAAAGGATATTACCGTCGACATCCTCAATATCAACCCGGACAATAAACCCGAAGAGCTGTCCGAGCTGAATCCGTACAACACGACCCCGACTCTGATTGACCGCGATCTGGTGCTGTATGACGCCCGCATCATCATGGAGTATCTGGACGAGCGTTTCCCGCACCCGCCCCTGATGCCGGTTGACCCGGTAACGCGGGCGCATTCACGGCTGGCTTTGTACCGCATCGAAAAGGACTGGTTTTCACTGGTACATGACATCGAGCATGGCGACGAAGCGACCTCCACCCAGGCGCGCAGGATTCTGCGTGAAAGTGTGTTGTCGGCTGCCGAAGTCTTTTCCGTCAAGCCATACTTCCTGAGCGACGAATTTTCACTGGTGGATTGCACCATTGCGCCGATCCTGTGGCGTTTGCCGAAATACGGTATTGATGTGCCGGAAAAACAGGGCAAGCCCATCCTGAAATACATGGAACGGATCTTTTCACGCGATGCTTTCCAGCAATCCCTGAGCAAGGTAGAGAAATCCATTCGCCCATGA
- a CDS encoding ClpXP protease specificity-enhancing factor produces the protein MKTTPKRPYLLRAFYEWIVDNGMTPHILVDARSDQVMVPRQFVKDGNIVLNISMSAANNLMIRDDEVTFNARFGGKAFSIWLPMWAVMAIYSRETQDGLSFPADEYAEHMEAFMPDVPAPSPVSLATVGGSAVADEAAGAAEGDSQQESVGKDEPPPPKPTKRPALRVVK, from the coding sequence ATGAAAACAACCCCGAAACGCCCGTACCTGTTACGCGCTTTCTACGAATGGATCGTCGATAATGGCATGACGCCGCATATTTTGGTGGATGCCCGTTCCGACCAGGTGATGGTGCCGCGCCAGTTTGTCAAGGACGGTAACATTGTGCTGAACATCAGCATGAGCGCTGCCAACAACCTGATGATCCGGGATGATGAAGTGACGTTTAATGCCCGTTTCGGCGGCAAGGCGTTTTCCATTTGGTTACCGATGTGGGCAGTGATGGCCATTTACTCACGTGAAACCCAGGATGGTCTCAGTTTCCCGGCTGACGAATACGCGGAGCACATGGAAGCCTTCATGCCGGATGTGCCTGCCCCAAGCCCGGTTTCCCTGGCTACGGTCGGTGGCAGCGCGGTTGCTGACGAAGCCGCCGGTGCTGCTGAGGGTGATAGTCAGCAGGAAAGTGTCGGGAAGGATGAACCCCCACCGCCCAAGCCAACCAAACGCCCGGCGCTGCGCGTGGTGAAATAG
- a CDS encoding APC family permease, whose product MYELKKTLGFFSGTALFLNIVIGAGLLILPGIVYQQVGQDAIASWILVSLISIPILIIFTILGIYFPNSGGVTYYAEKAFGNIGKSFATLLLLGAVVFGLPSIALTGAYYFSAILPFQYHFYAALLILLPTLLHLFSGKHISTITTAISSTVIVFIIILLFFAIRDTQGIEAVKLPHINNNIFDLLSPFMIIFFAFTGWEIGAHSAEEFKNPKRDFPIAMLFSFLITTILYLTVAFLVQQEENITDPLTPFIGILKKSLGDKAVLLVSLLATLIVFANLFGAIWGVSRLIYSLSRDKIIPKYFSLTNKQGTPIYAIILANTALLFVLALDYYNFLSIESMLSIAGQNFLILYGVASCALFFLSKKLLFKIISITVVLIMSIIIIFGGVFLPYPLTILIISYVINFTGNKN is encoded by the coding sequence ATGTATGAACTAAAAAAAACATTAGGTTTTTTTAGTGGGACTGCTTTATTTCTCAACATTGTAATCGGTGCTGGATTACTGATATTACCAGGCATTGTTTATCAGCAAGTTGGTCAAGATGCGATTGCTTCATGGATATTGGTTTCACTTATATCAATTCCAATTCTAATTATTTTTACCATCTTAGGAATATATTTCCCCAACTCTGGAGGAGTTACTTATTATGCAGAAAAAGCTTTCGGTAATATTGGGAAAAGTTTTGCAACATTGTTACTTCTAGGCGCTGTAGTATTCGGCTTGCCGTCGATTGCACTAACAGGTGCTTATTATTTTTCAGCGATACTTCCTTTTCAATATCACTTTTATGCTGCATTACTAATACTATTGCCAACGCTATTACATCTTTTTTCTGGAAAACATATTTCCACCATCACCACTGCTATTAGCTCTACGGTTATAGTTTTCATTATAATTCTACTTTTTTTTGCAATAAGAGATACTCAAGGAATAGAAGCCGTAAAGCTACCACATATCAATAATAATATATTTGATTTACTCTCTCCTTTTATGATTATATTTTTTGCATTCACCGGATGGGAAATTGGTGCTCATTCTGCTGAAGAGTTCAAAAATCCAAAACGTGATTTTCCAATAGCTATGTTATTTTCCTTTTTGATCACAACTATACTTTATCTTACTGTGGCTTTTCTTGTTCAACAAGAAGAAAACATAACAGATCCTCTTACTCCATTCATTGGAATATTGAAGAAGTCACTGGGTGATAAGGCTGTATTGCTTGTATCACTGTTGGCAACACTTATTGTGTTTGCCAATTTATTTGGTGCTATATGGGGAGTTTCAAGATTAATATACTCTCTCAGTCGGGACAAGATTATACCAAAATATTTTAGCCTTACGAATAAACAAGGCACACCTATTTATGCCATTATTCTCGCGAACACAGCATTATTATTTGTTTTGGCATTAGACTATTATAATTTCCTTAGTATTGAAAGTATGCTATCCATAGCAGGACAAAACTTTCTTATTTTATATGGAGTAGCAAGTTGTGCTCTTTTTTTCTTATCCAAAAAACTATTATTTAAAATAATATCAATCACCGTCGTCTTAATCATGTCAATAATCATTATTTTTGGAGGTGTTTTTCTGCCATATCCCCTAACAATACTAATCATTTCATATGTAATAAATTTTACGGGAAACAAGAATTAA
- a CDS encoding YqcI/YcgG family protein: MLITQQDFQNIKLPKTLQWTYPLIDQISKKFDPSVNHGNNFPCIFAKRVFSLQNFRFLTVNWCKDQHTYNFTSFADELSFFLEETQQSDENINNIEPLIVLFEPVNSIFNTHHYEKVFFDSLQYFIDHDKIAWNGFLPKNPNQEFWTMCFSGVQIFINVSHPNHKNRNSRNLCDALVFVINPRERFDKFAGNNKKGYKIRERIRNNIDKYDQISRSPYLGHYQDGDLEWPQYMIPDDNDSPPTKCPINFSLVKNQ, encoded by the coding sequence ATGTTAATTACTCAGCAAGATTTCCAAAATATAAAGTTACCTAAAACTCTTCAATGGACATATCCATTAATTGATCAAATATCAAAAAAATTTGATCCTTCAGTAAATCATGGAAATAATTTCCCTTGCATTTTCGCAAAAAGAGTATTTTCCCTACAAAACTTTAGATTTCTCACTGTAAATTGGTGTAAAGATCAGCACACTTATAACTTCACAAGTTTTGCAGATGAGCTATCTTTCTTTCTGGAAGAGACTCAACAATCAGATGAAAATATAAATAACATTGAGCCATTAATTGTTTTATTTGAGCCTGTCAACTCTATATTTAACACACATCATTATGAAAAAGTTTTTTTTGATTCACTTCAATATTTTATAGACCATGACAAAATCGCATGGAATGGTTTTTTACCTAAAAATCCAAATCAAGAATTCTGGACAATGTGCTTTTCAGGAGTTCAAATATTCATTAATGTAAGCCACCCAAATCATAAAAATAGAAACAGTAGAAACTTATGTGATGCTTTGGTATTTGTAATTAATCCACGAGAGCGATTTGACAAGTTTGCTGGCAATAATAAAAAAGGTTATAAAATAAGGGAAAGAATTAGAAACAATATTGATAAATATGACCAAATTTCTCGGAGTCCTTATCTCGGTCACTATCAAGATGGTGATCTTGAATGGCCTCAATATATGATACCAGATGATAATGATTCTCCACCCACCAAATGCCCAATAAATTTTAGTTTAGTAAAAAATCAATAG
- a CDS encoding cytochrome b encodes MAERPQHNYTGFLGWVEDRFPMMETWNAHLAQYYAPKNFNFWYFFGSLAMLVLVIQIVSGLFLAFHYKPDATLAFASVEYIMRDVPGGWFIRYMHSTGASAFFIVVYLHMFRGLIYGSYKGKRELIWLIGMAIYLALMATAFMGYLLPWGQMSFWGAQVIINLFNTIPYIGNELSTWIRGDFVLSDATLNRFFALHFFLPSLVLPALVFVHIVALHAVGSNNPDGVEIKKGPKGNAWSETAPADGIPFHPYYSVKDILGVVVFLMGFFAILFFAPDGGGYFLEKPNFEPANALKTPEHIAPVWYFTPFYTVLRAIPDPWYGTLAMFAAIAVLFIIPWVDRNPIKSWRYRTNAHKINLILFAVVFFVLGWMGVEAVTPAYKELGTRMTQIYFLFFVVLWVHSNPAKAKYVMWFGILLAAVIGYDIVFRYTPGDAEATSQMIKQFIWPVGYLALTLLLPAFKKSCNEEKPVPDRVTGH; translated from the coding sequence ATGGCTGAGCGTCCACAACATAATTACACCGGTTTCTTGGGTTGGGTCGAAGACCGCTTCCCGATGATGGAAACCTGGAATGCGCATTTGGCTCAGTACTATGCGCCTAAAAACTTCAACTTCTGGTATTTCTTTGGTTCACTGGCAATGCTGGTGCTGGTTATCCAGATTGTTTCCGGCCTGTTCCTGGCGTTCCACTACAAGCCTGACGCTACGTTGGCGTTTGCTTCGGTTGAATACATCATGCGTGACGTGCCGGGTGGCTGGTTTATCCGCTACATGCACTCCACGGGCGCTTCCGCGTTCTTTATCGTGGTGTACCTGCACATGTTCCGTGGTCTGATCTACGGTTCTTACAAGGGTAAGCGCGAATTGATCTGGCTGATCGGTATGGCCATTTATCTGGCGCTGATGGCGACTGCGTTCATGGGCTATCTGCTGCCCTGGGGTCAGATGTCCTTCTGGGGCGCACAGGTAATCATCAACCTGTTCAACACCATCCCTTACATCGGTAACGAGCTGTCCACCTGGATTCGTGGTGACTTCGTACTGAGTGACGCGACTCTGAACCGCTTCTTTGCGCTGCACTTCTTCCTGCCTTCACTGGTTCTGCCAGCGCTGGTATTTGTGCACATCGTTGCGCTGCACGCGGTGGGTTCCAACAACCCTGACGGTGTTGAAATCAAGAAAGGCCCTAAAGGCAATGCATGGAGTGAAACGGCTCCTGCTGATGGTATCCCGTTCCACCCTTATTACTCTGTTAAAGATATTCTGGGTGTTGTGGTATTCCTGATGGGTTTCTTCGCCATCCTGTTCTTTGCACCAGATGGTGGTGGTTATTTCCTGGAGAAGCCTAACTTTGAACCGGCCAACGCGCTGAAGACGCCTGAGCACATCGCACCGGTATGGTACTTCACGCCGTTCTACACGGTTCTGCGTGCGATTCCTGACCCATGGTACGGTACGCTGGCCATGTTCGCGGCGATTGCTGTGTTGTTCATCATCCCTTGGGTTGATCGCAACCCGATCAAATCCTGGCGCTATCGTACCAACGCACACAAGATCAACCTGATCCTGTTTGCTGTTGTGTTCTTCGTGCTGGGCTGGATGGGTGTTGAAGCCGTAACCCCGGCCTACAAGGAGCTGGGAACCCGTATGACCCAAATTTACTTCCTGTTCTTCGTGGTTCTGTGGGTTCATAGCAACCCGGCAAAAGCCAAGTATGTCATGTGGTTCGGTATCCTGCTGGCGGCGGTTATCGGCTATGACATCGTGTTCCGCTACACCCCGGGTGATGCAGAAGCGACTTCACAGATGATCAAACAGTTCATCTGGCCGGTCGGTTATCTGGCCCTGACTCTGCTGTTGCCTGCTTTCAAGAAGAGCTGTAACGAAGAGAAGCCAGTTCCTGATCGTGTAACAGGTCATTAA
- the petA gene encoding ubiquinol-cytochrome c reductase iron-sulfur subunit codes for MANSGVDKSRRRFLIAATSVVGAAGAAAIATPFLSSWSPSARALAAGAPVEVSVTKVEPGQLLRVIWRGKPVWIVNRTKEMLDALPSLDGQLKDPNSDNPKQQPEYAKNLARTREGKEQYLVLVGICTHLGCSPTYRPELAPADLGPEWKGGWYCPCHGSRFDLAGRVFKNVPAGANLEVPPYYFKDDNTVLIGENGGAA; via the coding sequence GTGGTTGGTGCAGCAGGCGCGGCAGCGATTGCGACCCCGTTCCTTTCTTCATGGTCGCCCAGTGCCCGCGCGCTTGCCGCCGGTGCGCCTGTGGAAGTGTCCGTGACCAAAGTTGAACCGGGTCAGTTATTACGTGTCATCTGGCGTGGCAAGCCGGTATGGATCGTCAACCGTACCAAGGAAATGCTGGATGCCCTGCCAAGCCTGGATGGTCAGTTGAAAGACCCGAACTCTGACAATCCCAAGCAGCAGCCAGAGTATGCCAAAAATTTGGCACGTACCCGCGAAGGCAAGGAGCAATACCTGGTTCTGGTTGGTATCTGTACTCACCTCGGTTGTTCTCCTACCTACCGCCCAGAGCTTGCGCCTGCTGATCTGGGGCCGGAATGGAAAGGTGGCTGGTATTGCCCGTGCCATGGTTCCCGTTTCGACTTGGCTGGCCGTGTGTTCAAGAACGTTCCAGCGGGTGCCAACCTCGAAGTGCCACCTTACTACTTCAAGGATGACAATACCGTTCTGATTGGCGAAAACGGAGGGGCAGCATAA
- the folA gene encoding type 3 dihydrofolate reductase — MLSLIAAIARNRVIGYEGGMPWHLPADLAWFKRNTLGKPIIMGRKTWDSIGRALPGRRNLVISRDTTFQPTGAERAASPDAALGMVEGVPEAMIVGGAQVYQHFLPHATRLYLTLIDADVLGDTFFPDYNQFQWRELEHHDHPADPNNPYPCTFLVLERES, encoded by the coding sequence ATGCTGTCGCTGATTGCCGCGATAGCGCGTAACCGGGTCATCGGCTATGAGGGGGGGATGCCGTGGCATCTGCCCGCCGATCTTGCTTGGTTCAAGCGTAACACCTTGGGCAAACCCATTATCATGGGGCGTAAAACTTGGGATTCGATCGGGCGCGCGCTACCGGGACGGCGTAATCTGGTGATTTCGCGTGATACAACGTTCCAGCCCACCGGAGCCGAACGCGCTGCATCCCCGGATGCCGCGTTGGGTATGGTCGAAGGTGTTCCGGAAGCCATGATCGTGGGTGGTGCGCAGGTATACCAGCATTTTTTGCCCCATGCCACCCGCCTGTATTTGACCCTGATTGATGCGGATGTGTTAGGCGATACTTTTTTCCCCGACTATAATCAATTCCAATGGCGTGAGCTGGAGCACCATGACCATCCAGCTGACCCCAACAACCCATACCCCTGTACATTCCTGGTTCTTGAACGGGAATCCTGA
- a CDS encoding DUF2281 domain-containing protein — protein MQTLEQQITQQARGLPESAQREVLHYIEFIRSRYPVKPASKTAGKRQTCWSDTPLYGLWQDREEMADPAAYVRHLRRSRF, from the coding sequence ATGCAAACCTTGGAACAACAAATCACCCAGCAGGCTCGCGGATTGCCTGAGAGTGCCCAGCGCGAAGTATTGCACTACATCGAATTCATCCGCAGCCGCTACCCTGTCAAACCAGCCAGCAAAACCGCTGGTAAACGCCAAACCTGTTGGAGCGATACGCCACTCTACGGCTTATGGCAAGACCGTGAAGAAATGGCAGACCCCGCCGCTTACGTCCGCCATCTGCGGAGATCACGCTTTTGA
- a CDS encoding dihydroorotase, which yields MSSLLIVNANLVNEGQVSSADVLIRNGRIEAIGHNLPAAGAEVLDAAGRHLLPGMIDDQVHFREPGLTHKADMATESRAAAAGGITSFMDMPNTIPNALTSAILNEKKQLAAGRSLGNYAFYLGASNDNLEAIKALNPKDACGIKVFMGASTGNMLVDDPEVLEQIFTHAPTLISAHCEDTPTILENEESYRSIYGDNIPFNLHPVIRSEEACYKSSSLAMELAQRCGTRLHILHISTAREAEMFSDALLKDKRITAEACVHFLHFSDEDYATKGALIKCNPAIKTAEDRAGIIQALMDGRLDVIGTDHAPHTWDEKHSSSYFKAPSGLPLVQHAMQTVLEHYHDGIFSLEFIVEKTSHAVADMFNIRERGYIREGYWADLTLVDLETPCLSTHASSLSKCGWTPFDGYEFRSTIAATIINGQLAWKDGKLLEVASGGMALEFDR from the coding sequence ATGAGTTCACTGTTGATCGTCAATGCCAATCTGGTTAACGAAGGCCAGGTTAGCAGCGCTGATGTCCTGATCCGTAACGGGCGCATCGAAGCCATTGGCCACAACTTGCCAGCCGCAGGCGCGGAAGTGCTGGATGCTGCCGGGCGTCACCTGCTGCCGGGCATGATTGACGATCAGGTGCATTTCCGCGAACCCGGCCTGACCCACAAGGCTGATATGGCAACCGAAAGCCGCGCGGCAGCAGCGGGTGGCATCACCAGTTTCATGGATATGCCGAATACCATCCCCAATGCCCTGACATCCGCTATCCTGAATGAGAAAAAGCAACTGGCGGCTGGCCGTTCGCTTGGCAATTATGCGTTTTACCTGGGCGCGTCCAATGACAACCTTGAGGCCATCAAGGCGCTGAACCCGAAAGACGCTTGTGGCATCAAGGTCTTCATGGGCGCATCCACCGGCAATATGCTGGTGGATGACCCGGAAGTGTTGGAGCAGATATTCACCCATGCGCCCACCCTGATTTCTGCCCACTGCGAAGACACCCCGACCATTCTGGAAAACGAGGAAAGCTACCGCAGCATTTACGGTGACAATATTCCTTTCAACCTGCATCCTGTCATCCGCAGTGAGGAAGCCTGCTACAAGTCATCCTCGCTGGCGATGGAACTGGCGCAACGGTGCGGCACGCGCCTGCATATCCTGCACATTTCCACCGCCAGGGAAGCCGAAATGTTTTCCGATGCACTGTTGAAAGACAAGAGGATTACGGCGGAAGCCTGCGTGCATTTCCTGCACTTCTCGGATGAGGATTACGCTACCAAGGGTGCGTTGATCAAGTGCAACCCGGCGATTAAGACTGCCGAAGACCGTGCTGGTATCATTCAGGCGCTGATGGATGGCCGCCTGGATGTGATCGGCACCGACCACGCGCCGCATACTTGGGATGAAAAGCACAGCAGCAGCTATTTCAAGGCCCCATCCGGACTGCCGCTGGTACAGCACGCCATGCAAACGGTGCTGGAACATTACCATGATGGCATTTTCTCACTGGAATTTATTGTCGAAAAGACCAGCCATGCCGTGGCCGACATGTTCAATATCCGTGAGCGTGGCTACATCCGTGAAGGTTACTGGGCTGATCTGACGCTAGTCGATCTGGAAACGCCATGCCTTTCCACTCATGCCAGCAGCCTGTCGAAATGCGGCTGGACGCCCTTTGATGGTTATGAGTTCCGTTCCACCATCGCCGCCACCATCATTAATGGCCAACTGGCGTGGAAGGACGGCAAACTGCTGGAAGTGGCGTCGGGCGGCATGGCACTGGAGTTCGACCGCTAA
- a CDS encoding acetylornithine transaminase — MQTIFRNIMQAASRPELIFEQGSGSWLTDHNGKQYLDFVQGWAVNTLGHCPAVITNALNQQSSRLINASPAFYNRPMLECAEALTHHSVFDQVFFANSGAEANEGAIKLARKWGKVHKNGAWKIITFDNSFHGRTLTTMAASGKPAFAPMFEPKTPGFTKVSFNEAEAVRQAIDTETVAIMIEPIQGEAGVIPATPEFLHTLRQLADEHNLLLICDEVQTGMGRTGDLFAYQGYGIEPDIMTLGKGLGGGVPISALLAKHHACVFTAGEQGGTYNGNSLMTAVAYSIIQAITQPDFLSTVRERSQLLRDALSSLSLQFGLGKIRGRGLLLALDTGTLDAVAIVQTCFKQGLLINTPQPHTLRFMPALNVTETEIKQMTTILSAVLSTNCL; from the coding sequence ATGCAAACTATTTTTCGCAATATTATGCAAGCCGCTTCACGACCTGAGCTTATTTTTGAACAAGGTAGTGGCAGTTGGCTGACCGATCATAATGGCAAACAATACCTTGATTTTGTTCAGGGTTGGGCTGTGAACACACTAGGGCATTGCCCCGCTGTAATTACTAATGCACTTAATCAACAAAGCAGCCGTCTAATTAATGCTAGCCCCGCTTTTTATAATCGCCCAATGCTAGAATGTGCTGAAGCGTTGACACACCACTCTGTTTTCGATCAGGTGTTTTTTGCTAATAGTGGTGCAGAAGCCAACGAAGGTGCAATCAAACTGGCGCGTAAATGGGGAAAGGTACATAAAAATGGAGCATGGAAAATAATAACTTTCGATAACAGTTTTCATGGCAGAACATTAACCACAATGGCAGCCAGTGGCAAACCAGCATTCGCACCGATGTTTGAACCCAAAACGCCGGGGTTTACCAAAGTCTCGTTTAATGAAGCCGAAGCAGTACGGCAAGCCATTGATACCGAAACCGTCGCCATCATGATTGAACCGATTCAAGGTGAAGCAGGTGTTATCCCCGCTACACCCGAATTCCTGCACACCTTACGTCAGCTTGCAGATGAACATAACCTGCTGCTGATTTGCGATGAAGTCCAAACAGGCATGGGCAGGACAGGCGATTTGTTTGCCTACCAAGGCTACGGCATTGAACCTGACATCATGACACTGGGCAAAGGGTTGGGCGGTGGTGTACCGATTTCCGCGTTACTGGCAAAACACCACGCCTGTGTATTCACAGCAGGCGAACAAGGCGGCACATACAACGGTAATTCGCTCATGACAGCCGTTGCTTATAGTATTATTCAAGCCATCACCCAACCTGATTTTTTATCAACAGTCCGCGAACGTAGCCAGCTATTGCGCGATGCTCTCTCCTCGCTTTCCCTCCAATTTGGCTTAGGCAAAATACGAGGCAGAGGTTTGTTGTTAGCATTGGATACAGGAACATTAGATGCTGTTGCCATTGTGCAAACCTGTTTTAAACAAGGCTTATTGATCAACACACCACAGCCACATACTTTGCGCTTTATGCCTGCATTGAATGTGACAGAGACAGAAATCAAGCAAATGACGACCATTCTGAGCGCAGTTTTGTCAACTAACTGTTTGTGA